The proteins below come from a single Candidatus Falkowbacteria bacterium genomic window:
- the rpsK gene encoding 30S ribosomal protein S11, whose amino-acid sequence MSEEKTNNQETADETPVTPATDDTQNDNAAGEIFSFRDDKSNDKVVRVVHGQAEELPDSVKKILEKRKEKAEGKGAKKKGKKKKVDKKVSVGKAFIKATYNNTIITLADNTGNVISWASAGVAGFKGPKKSTPYAASIITRIAVERAKEYGLEEVGVYVKGVGTGRESAIRALNASGLTVSYIRDITPIPHNGCRAKKPRRV is encoded by the coding sequence ATGTCTGAAGAGAAGACTAACAATCAAGAAACCGCTGACGAGACTCCAGTTACGCCAGCAACCGACGACACCCAGAATGACAATGCAGCGGGTGAAATTTTCTCATTCCGTGACGACAAGTCCAATGACAAAGTTGTCCGCGTAGTCCACGGCCAGGCCGAGGAATTGCCGGATAGCGTCAAGAAGATCCTGGAAAAGCGCAAAGAGAAGGCTGAAGGCAAAGGTGCCAAGAAGAAAGGCAAGAAAAAGAAAGTCGACAAGAAGGTCAGCGTCGGCAAAGCCTTCATTAAGGCCACCTATAACAATACTATCATCACATTGGCTGACAATACCGGAAACGTTATCAGCTGGGCAAGTGCCGGCGTAGCAGGCTTCAAGGGTCCGAAGAAATCGACCCCTTACGCTGCTTCGATCATCACTCGCATCGCTGTCGAACGCGCCAAGGAATACGGTCTTGAAGAAGTCGGAGTCTACGTCAAAGGCGTCGGCACCGGCCGCGAGTCCGCTATCCGCGCTTTGAACGCCAGCGGCTTGACCGTCAGCTATATCCGCGACATCACCCCGATCCCGCACAATGGCTGCCGCGCTAAGAAACCGAGACGCGTTTAA
- the rpsD gene encoding 30S ribosomal protein S4, whose protein sequence is MARNLDPKCKQCRRLGDKLFLKGERCNSAKCGIVKRNFPPGVHGSKGRTRQTEFGLQLAEKQKAMKEYRMLEKQFHLTFEKAQEQSGDTGENFLRMLESRLDNVVYRLAFTESRDKARQLVNHGHFTVNGKTVTIPSFIVKVGDIVAIKESSKKAKVFANLSEKVKKQSIPGWLNLDAAVLSGKVLNLPKKDDLALNLNPQMIVEFYSR, encoded by the coding sequence ATGGCAAGAAACCTAGATCCAAAATGTAAACAGTGCCGCCGCTTAGGGGATAAGCTTTTCCTCAAGGGTGAACGTTGCAATAGCGCCAAGTGCGGAATCGTCAAGCGCAATTTCCCGCCTGGAGTCCACGGCTCAAAAGGCCGCACCCGCCAGACCGAATTCGGCCTGCAGCTGGCTGAGAAGCAGAAAGCCATGAAGGAATACCGCATGCTGGAGAAGCAATTCCATCTGACCTTCGAAAAGGCTCAGGAGCAGTCCGGCGATACCGGCGAGAACTTCCTGCGCATGCTCGAGTCACGTCTGGATAACGTCGTCTACCGCCTGGCTTTCACCGAGTCACGCGACAAGGCCCGCCAGCTGGTCAATCATGGCCACTTCACCGTCAACGGCAAGACTGTTACTATTCCTTCTTTCATAGTCAAAGTCGGCGACATCGTTGCCATCAAGGAATCTAGCAAGAAAGCCAAAGTCTTCGCCAACCTGAGCGAGAAGGTCAAGAAGCAGTCCATCCCTGGATGGCTGAACCTTGATGCCGCCGTCTTGTCTGGCAAAGTGCTGAATCTGCCGAAGAAAGATGATTTAGCTCTGAATCTGAATCCGCAAATGATTGTCGAATTCTATTCTCGCTAA
- the rpoA gene encoding DNA-directed RNA polymerase subunit alpha: MEKIALPQKIKIEKGEQPNQEIVTIEPCFPGYGITLGNSLRRVLLSSLPGAAVIGVKIEGADHEFMTVPHVKEDVLEIIMNLKQLRLKVHSDQVIKLQLNVHGEKVITAANIEANSEVEVINKDLLIANITDMAGSLKMEISVQAGRGYETIESREKIKHEIGYIEIDSAYSPVMNVGLQVENVRVGKMTNWDKLVMTIITDGTITTEQAFTDSVNILIEQFGALLAAPAAKKSEAAVSEEEATQDEAEEESEDEDGDEQESKKKRGRPKKG; encoded by the coding sequence ATGGAAAAAATTGCCTTGCCACAAAAAATTAAAATCGAGAAAGGTGAGCAACCGAACCAGGAGATCGTTACGATCGAACCTTGTTTTCCGGGTTATGGCATCACTTTAGGCAATTCCTTGCGTCGCGTCCTGCTGTCTTCGCTTCCGGGCGCAGCAGTCATCGGCGTAAAAATCGAAGGCGCTGACCATGAATTCATGACCGTCCCGCACGTCAAAGAAGACGTCCTGGAAATCATCATGAATCTGAAGCAGCTTCGCCTCAAGGTCCATAGCGATCAGGTCATCAAACTGCAATTGAATGTCCATGGCGAGAAGGTCATTACTGCTGCCAATATCGAGGCTAACAGCGAAGTCGAGGTCATCAACAAGGACCTACTCATCGCCAATATTACCGATATGGCTGGCAGCCTGAAGATGGAAATCTCCGTCCAGGCCGGCCGCGGTTATGAGACCATCGAGAGCCGCGAGAAAATCAAGCACGAAATCGGCTACATCGAGATCGATTCGGCCTATTCTCCTGTCATGAATGTCGGCCTGCAGGTCGAGAATGTCCGCGTCGGCAAGATGACCAACTGGGACAAGCTGGTAATGACCATCATCACCGATGGCACTATCACTACTGAGCAAGCATTTACTGATTCTGTAAATATTTTAATCGAACAGTTCGGCGCTTTATTGGCCGCACCAGCCGCAAAGAAATCAGAAGCTGCCGTTTCCGAGGAAGAGGCAACCCAAGATGAGGCGGAAGAAGAGTCGGAAGACGAAGATGGTGACGAGCAAGAATCCAAGAAGAAGCGCGGACGACCAAAGAAGGGCTAG
- the rplQ gene encoding 50S ribosomal protein L17 encodes MRHRNKNKILDRAKAPRELMLRNLASSIIIYEKVKTTEAKAKAVRTLLDRMITVAKAGDLTARRRLLATLPQTLAAKKAIEVLGERYKERPGGYSRIVKLGARQGDGAEMVQIELV; translated from the coding sequence ATGAGGCATCGCAACAAAAATAAAATACTTGACCGTGCTAAGGCACCCCGCGAACTGATGTTACGGAACCTGGCCTCTAGTATTATCATTTATGAAAAGGTCAAGACTACCGAGGCTAAGGCCAAGGCTGTCAGGACTTTGCTTGATCGCATGATCACCGTAGCCAAGGCTGGCGATCTGACCGCACGCCGCCGCTTGCTGGCAACCCTGCCGCAGACTTTGGCTGCCAAAAAGGCTATCGAAGTGTTGGGCGAACGCTATAAGGAACGTCCGGGCGGATACAGCCGCATCGTAAAGCTTGGCGCTCGCCAAGGCGATGGCGCCGAAATGGTTCAGATCGAACTGGTTTAA
- the rplM gene encoding 50S ribosomal protein L13: MATPKVERKIHNIDATGKAVGRLATQIALLLRGKHKPEFQPHLDLGDIVEVKNIDQLSFTGKKVEQKLYYRHSQHPGGLKVTQMKNLKKDNPADILKRAVREMLPPIKKRPDLMRRLIIR, encoded by the coding sequence ATGGCCACACCAAAAGTAGAACGAAAAATCCATAATATCGACGCCACCGGCAAAGCCGTAGGACGTTTGGCTACCCAGATCGCCCTCTTGCTTCGCGGCAAGCACAAGCCTGAGTTCCAGCCGCACCTTGACCTTGGCGACATCGTCGAAGTCAAGAATATCGATCAGCTGTCATTCACCGGCAAGAAGGTTGAACAGAAACTGTACTATCGCCATTCGCAGCACCCAGGCGGTCTGAAAGTAACCCAGATGAAGAATTTGAAAAAAGATAATCCGGCCGATATCCTGAAGCGGGCTGTCCGCGAGATGTTGCCGCCGATCAAGAAGCGCCCAGACCTAATGCGTCGCTTAATAATTCGCTAA
- the rpsI gene encoding 30S ribosomal protein S9 translates to MTEPKKKTEAVKETKKAAAPATQFKGRYIEAVGKRKSAIARVRLYQKGEGIITVNGMTLEEYLTPTFSNISLVPLKLTSHTKDLNFSVLVSGGGKKGQADAIRHGISRTLIELEAALRPTLKAKGLLTRDSRIKERKKPGLKKARKAPQWAKR, encoded by the coding sequence ATGACCGAACCAAAGAAAAAAACCGAAGCAGTGAAGGAAACCAAGAAGGCTGCTGCTCCTGCTACCCAGTTCAAGGGGCGATATATCGAAGCCGTCGGCAAGCGCAAATCGGCGATTGCTCGCGTCCGTCTCTACCAGAAGGGCGAAGGCATCATCACCGTCAACGGCATGACCCTCGAGGAATATCTGACACCGACTTTTTCCAATATTTCACTTGTCCCATTGAAACTGACCAGCCACACCAAGGACCTGAATTTCTCCGTCCTAGTCTCAGGCGGTGGCAAGAAAGGCCAGGCTGATGCGATCCGCCACGGCATTTCCCGCACCCTGATCGAACTGGAAGCAGCTCTGCGCCCAACCTTGAAGGCCAAGGGCCTCCTGACCCGCGATTCCCGCATCAAGGAACGCAAAAAGCCAGGCTTGAAGAAAGCTCGCAAAGCTCCGCAGTGGGCCAAGCGCTAA
- a CDS encoding flippase — MAQKVVNIAKNTSYYTLALILQKVVSFSYFVIIARALGPEDLGKYYFALSFTTIFAVFIDLGFSNVSTRETAKDPERAGQYLNNILGLKLPLTLVVWLALVASVNLMGYPQLTKMLVYLASACMILDSFTLTFFSLSRGFHNLIFESVASVSYQIIVLVAGLATLKLGYGVEWQMGALVAASLLNTIYAYLVVVRKWKVKVRPTIDRELAKKMILISLPFATFGIAQRFYTYFDTVLLSRLAGDEAVGIYQVAFKIIFALQFLPAAFSASLYPAFASYWQNNRSQLAITFERAMNYLLIIAMPISIGIISIADKILLLFTNSYANALWPLRLNIAALVFSFLNFALGALLNACDQQRANTRNMIIITLTSAAINLALIPKYQAVGASVAVLVSNIMMFILGMRLIPAITNYDRRKVAIMAGKVLLASAVMGALSTLLKNYLNVFLVVAISGLAYFGLLFAVRAFRKEDILSIVSSFKRGGGGEQTS; from the coding sequence ATGGCTCAAAAAGTAGTCAATATCGCAAAGAATACCTCATATTACACCCTCGCCTTAATACTCCAGAAGGTAGTATCTTTTTCCTATTTTGTCATCATCGCCCGGGCTCTCGGTCCGGAAGACCTGGGCAAATACTACTTCGCACTCTCATTCACCACCATCTTCGCCGTTTTTATCGACTTGGGTTTTTCCAACGTCTCGACCCGTGAGACGGCCAAAGATCCGGAGCGGGCAGGGCAGTACCTCAACAACATCCTCGGGCTCAAGCTGCCGCTGACCCTGGTAGTCTGGCTCGCCTTGGTCGCTTCGGTTAATCTGATGGGCTATCCGCAACTGACCAAGATGCTCGTCTATCTGGCCTCGGCCTGCATGATTCTCGATTCTTTCACCCTGACATTTTTTTCGCTGAGCCGCGGATTCCACAACCTGATTTTTGAAAGCGTCGCTTCGGTCAGCTATCAGATAATCGTGCTGGTCGCCGGACTTGCCACCCTTAAACTCGGCTACGGCGTCGAATGGCAGATGGGTGCCTTGGTTGCGGCCAGCCTGCTCAACACCATTTACGCTTACCTCGTCGTTGTCCGCAAATGGAAGGTCAAAGTCAGACCGACTATCGACCGTGAACTGGCCAAGAAAATGATCTTGATCAGCTTGCCCTTCGCCACCTTCGGCATCGCCCAGCGCTTCTATACATATTTTGACACCGTCCTTCTATCGAGGTTGGCCGGAGACGAGGCCGTCGGCATCTACCAAGTCGCTTTCAAAATCATTTTTGCTTTGCAATTCCTGCCTGCCGCTTTCTCGGCCTCGCTTTATCCCGCCTTCGCCTCCTACTGGCAGAACAACCGCTCACAACTGGCCATCACCTTCGAGCGGGCCATGAATTATCTTTTGATTATCGCTATGCCAATCAGCATCGGCATCATCTCGATTGCCGACAAGATACTTTTACTGTTCACTAACAGCTATGCCAACGCCCTTTGGCCGCTACGTCTGAATATCGCGGCCCTGGTCTTCAGCTTTCTTAACTTCGCTCTCGGCGCTTTGCTCAACGCCTGCGACCAGCAGCGCGCCAACACGCGCAATATGATCATCATCACCTTAACGAGCGCGGCGATCAACCTCGCGCTTATACCAAAATACCAGGCTGTCGGCGCCTCAGTGGCCGTCTTGGTTTCCAATATCATGATGTTCATCCTGGGGATGCGCCTAATTCCGGCCATCACCAACTACGACCGGCGCAAGGTCGCCATCATGGCCGGCAAGGTCCTCTTGGCCTCGGCCGTCATGGGCGCTCTCTCGACTCTGCTCAAAAATTATCTTAATGTCTTTCTCGTGGTCGCCATTTCGGGCCTGGCTTACTTCGGCCTTCTGTTCGCCGTCAGGGCTTTCCGCAAAGAAGACATCCTAAGCATCGTCTCTTCCTTCAAACGAGGCGGGGGCGGGGAACAAACCTCATGA
- a CDS encoding glycosyltransferase family 4 protein, whose protein sequence is MKTLLFTTEYPPQFGGVSNYYEELVRHWPDQDGLAVLDNSNGKLVDNKLSFFKWRPAFSALSHAVKEQGIKHIIVGQILPLGTVAWIKSKRLGCTYSVVLHGMDVPFALRSSRKRWLAKRILAGAERVICTNSYVAELAKPLLNDHSKIAIVNPGIGKVPAVDGFMTDSLSAKYSLSGKTIILSLSRLVKRKGMDMVIRTLPALFADDPKLIYVIAGTGPDEAYLKGLAAALPEEDQKRIIFTGQITDAEKWSWLSLCRLFIMPARDIDGDFEGFGIVYLEANLMGKPVIAGRSGGVPDAVVSDLNGLLVNPNDTNEIRQAIQTLTQDEAYAEKLGTQGRERAIRHFTWNDKAKSFHDYINK, encoded by the coding sequence ATGAAGACACTGCTTTTCACAACCGAATATCCGCCGCAGTTCGGCGGGGTCTCGAATTATTACGAAGAACTTGTCAGGCATTGGCCCGATCAGGACGGTTTGGCCGTCCTTGATAACTCGAACGGCAAACTCGTCGACAACAAGCTTTCATTTTTCAAATGGCGTCCTGCCTTCAGCGCTCTTTCGCACGCCGTAAAAGAGCAGGGGATCAAGCACATCATCGTCGGACAGATCTTGCCCTTGGGCACCGTAGCCTGGATCAAATCCAAACGCCTGGGCTGCACTTACAGCGTCGTACTCCACGGCATGGATGTACCATTTGCCCTGAGAAGCTCCCGTAAGCGCTGGCTCGCCAAGCGCATCCTGGCCGGAGCCGAGAGGGTTATCTGCACCAATAGCTATGTCGCTGAACTAGCCAAGCCTTTACTCAATGACCATTCCAAAATAGCTATAGTCAATCCCGGCATCGGCAAGGTACCGGCCGTGGACGGTTTCATGACCGATTCGCTATCGGCAAAATATTCACTAAGCGGCAAAACGATTATCTTGTCGCTCAGCCGTTTAGTCAAGCGCAAAGGCATGGATATGGTCATCCGGACCCTGCCTGCGCTCTTCGCCGATGACCCTAAGCTGATTTACGTCATTGCTGGCACCGGTCCGGATGAAGCCTATCTCAAAGGCCTGGCCGCCGCCTTGCCGGAAGAAGACCAAAAACGCATCATCTTTACCGGCCAGATCACCGATGCCGAGAAATGGTCTTGGCTCTCGCTCTGCCGTCTCTTCATCATGCCAGCCCGCGATATCGACGGCGACTTCGAGGGCTTCGGCATCGTCTATCTCGAGGCCAATCTCATGGGCAAGCCGGTCATCGCCGGACGATCCGGCGGCGTACCGGACGCGGTGGTCAGCGACCTCAACGGCCTTCTGGTTAATCCTAACGACACCAACGAGATCAGACAGGCGATCCAGACTTTGACCCAAGACGAGGCCTACGCCGAAAAGCTAGGCACCCAAGGAAGGGAAAGGGCGATACGCCATTTCACCTGGAACGACAAGGCTAAATCATTCCACGATTATATCAATAAATAA
- a CDS encoding glycosyltransferase family 2 protein, with amino-acid sequence MISIIIPAYNRADKIGQTLDSIIAQSEKDVEVIVVDDGSKDGTQDVLASYDGRFKQAQIPYRFSKQANAGAPAARNRGFAASTGEFLIFCDADSELVPDALATMKKTLIDNPAASYAYSSFYWGSKLFKVGPFSPERLKQGPFIHTMALIRRSDFPQSGWDEAVKKLQDWDLWLTMLEAGKQGVFIDRPLFRIWPGGTISSWLPSFAYKLLPFLPQVKKYKAAVELIKGKHKLS; translated from the coding sequence ATGATTTCGATAATCATTCCTGCCTACAACCGCGCCGACAAGATCGGCCAGACGCTCGATTCGATCATTGCCCAAAGCGAGAAAGATGTCGAGGTTATCGTCGTCGACGACGGGTCGAAAGACGGCACCCAAGACGTGCTCGCCTCTTACGATGGCAGATTCAAGCAGGCACAGATACCTTATCGCTTCTCGAAGCAGGCTAACGCCGGCGCGCCAGCAGCCCGCAACCGCGGCTTTGCAGCCAGCACGGGCGAGTTTCTGATCTTCTGCGATGCCGACTCCGAGCTGGTTCCGGACGCACTGGCGACGATGAAGAAAACCCTGATCGACAATCCCGCTGCCAGTTATGCCTATTCTTCATTCTACTGGGGCAGCAAGCTCTTCAAGGTCGGACCATTCTCACCCGAACGGCTGAAGCAAGGCCCGTTCATCCACACCATGGCCCTCATCCGCCGTTCAGATTTTCCGCAATCGGGCTGGGACGAAGCGGTGAAGAAGCTTCAGGACTGGGACTTGTGGCTGACCATGCTCGAGGCAGGGAAGCAAGGCGTCTTTATCGACAGACCGCTTTTCCGCATCTGGCCGGGCGGCACTATCTCTAGCTGGCTGCCTTCATTCGCTTACAAACTTTTGCCCTTTCTGCCACAGGTCAAGAAATACAAAGCCGCAGTTGAGCTGATTAAGGGGAAACACAAATTATCATGA
- a CDS encoding ABC transporter permease, with the protein MSKNRRTFSGLKKYWIVCQNGMQKVMVYRLNFFAWFFVEGLGFLVMAYIWLSIYKQGNQVGSYTLATLLCYFAISRVLGMVVTSDDMARQINEDISQGRLVNFLLKPISYSKKLFFQNTGEIIIAAIYTLPVAIPVAYYFRDQLAFTATRILLFLIAIMIACFMDFFFNYLIGTLTFYSENIFGIIFLSWTITGIFSGRVVPIDLLPGFLQHLADFLPFKYVLFIPLSIISGRIDPSAAVVELGFGLAWVIALWYAGRLIFNSGLKRYEGYGI; encoded by the coding sequence ATGAGCAAGAACCGAAGAACCTTTTCGGGTTTGAAAAAATACTGGATCGTCTGCCAGAATGGCATGCAGAAAGTCATGGTCTACCGCCTCAATTTCTTCGCTTGGTTCTTCGTCGAAGGATTGGGCTTTTTGGTCATGGCCTATATTTGGCTTTCCATCTACAAGCAGGGCAACCAAGTGGGAAGCTACACCCTGGCAACGCTTTTATGCTATTTCGCTATCAGCCGAGTGCTCGGCATGGTCGTCACCTCTGACGACATGGCCCGCCAAATCAATGAGGACATCAGCCAAGGGCGGCTGGTGAATTTCCTCCTGAAGCCGATCAGCTACTCTAAGAAATTATTTTTCCAGAATACGGGCGAGATCATCATTGCCGCGATTTACACTTTGCCCGTGGCCATTCCCGTAGCTTATTACTTCCGCGACCAGCTCGCCTTCACCGCAACGCGGATTCTCCTATTCTTAATCGCTATCATGATCGCATGTTTCATGGATTTTTTCTTCAACTACCTTATCGGGACCCTGACCTTTTACTCAGAGAACATCTTCGGCATCATCTTCCTGTCTTGGACGATTACCGGAATCTTTTCCGGAAGGGTCGTACCGATCGACCTGCTACCAGGATTCCTGCAGCACCTCGCCGACTTCCTGCCATTCAAATACGTCCTGTTCATACCGTTATCGATAATTTCCGGCCGGATCGACCCGTCAGCGGCAGTCGTCGAGCTAGGCTTCGGACTGGCTTGGGTAATCGCTCTTTGGTACGCCGGGCGGCTGATCTTTAATTCAGGCCTAAAACGTTACGAAGGCTATGGCATCTAG
- a CDS encoding ATP-binding cassette domain-containing protein, producing the protein MIEVKGLSKTYEYYKKQPGLMASIKGLFKREKLVTEAVKDISLTIEEGELIGFLGPNGAGKTTTLKMLSGILHPSSGEAKVLGFTPHKRQKEYQKQFALVMGQKNQLWWDLPAMDSFILNKEIYEVPDEEFKSSLEELTTLLEIKDILDVQVRKLSLGQRMKCELVAALLHQPRILFLDEPTIGLDVVAQKNIRDFIKKYNREKKTTIILTSHYMDDIKELCKRVVIIDHGQIGYDGLLEDLIKHYAPYKTLKITFNDQGVTREEVEPFGNIQKFNRYEAWIEVERDQVKQAATSILSSDLPVDDILIDEVDIDEVIRKIFKEKK; encoded by the coding sequence ATCATCGAAGTAAAGGGGCTTTCCAAAACCTACGAGTACTACAAGAAGCAGCCCGGGCTCATGGCCTCGATCAAGGGCTTGTTCAAGCGCGAAAAGCTGGTTACCGAAGCGGTCAAGGATATCAGTTTGACGATCGAAGAAGGGGAACTGATCGGCTTTCTCGGTCCCAACGGCGCCGGCAAGACCACGACCTTGAAGATGCTCTCCGGTATCCTGCATCCTTCATCAGGCGAGGCCAAAGTCCTGGGCTTTACCCCGCACAAGCGGCAGAAGGAATACCAGAAGCAATTCGCCTTGGTTATGGGACAGAAGAATCAGCTGTGGTGGGATCTACCAGCCATGGACAGTTTCATCCTCAACAAGGAAATTTACGAAGTGCCGGATGAAGAGTTCAAAAGCAGCCTGGAAGAGCTGACCACGCTCTTGGAAATCAAGGACATCCTGGACGTCCAAGTGCGCAAGCTATCACTGGGTCAGCGAATGAAGTGCGAGCTAGTCGCCGCTTTGCTGCATCAGCCGCGCATCCTGTTCCTGGACGAGCCGACCATCGGCCTTGACGTCGTCGCCCAGAAAAACATCCGCGACTTCATCAAGAAATACAACCGCGAAAAGAAGACGACCATCATCCTGACTTCCCATTACATGGACGACATCAAGGAGCTTTGCAAGAGAGTCGTCATCATCGACCACGGCCAGATCGGCTACGACGGCCTGCTTGAGGATCTGATCAAACACTACGCCCCCTACAAGACCTTAAAGATCACTTTCAACGACCAAGGCGTTACCAGGGAAGAGGTTGAGCCTTTCGGCAATATCCAGAAATTCAACCGCTACGAGGCTTGGATCGAAGTCGAACGCGACCAGGTCAAGCAAGCCGCTACCAGCATCCTCTCCTCCGACCTGCCGGTGGACGACATCCTGATCGACGAGGTCGATATCGACGAAGTCATCCGCAAGATATTCAAAGAGAAAAAATAA
- a CDS encoding DUF192 domain-containing protein — MKNLRLATILSLVFILSGCASSKQGSGMPYLTVGGKTVEIELARTSAERIKGLSGHAPLKQNQGMLFVFNEYTPRTFWMKDMLFPLDIIWIKDDTVTKISPDLPPEGSNPQKLYESGEAVNYVLEVSAGWAQMNKIKAGDKVSYHYDQ; from the coding sequence ATGAAAAACCTCCGTTTAGCCACGATATTATCGCTTGTTTTCATCCTCTCCGGCTGCGCCTCAAGCAAGCAGGGGTCTGGCATGCCGTATCTCACGGTCGGCGGAAAGACGGTCGAAATCGAGCTGGCGCGAACCAGCGCCGAACGCATCAAGGGTCTTTCCGGCCACGCACCGCTCAAGCAGAACCAGGGCATGCTCTTCGTCTTCAACGAGTACACGCCTCGGACATTCTGGATGAAGGACATGCTTTTTCCGCTAGACATCATCTGGATCAAGGATGACACGGTCACCAAAATCTCGCCCGATCTGCCACCCGAGGGAAGTAATCCGCAAAAACTCTATGAATCCGGCGAAGCAGTCAACTATGTCCTCGAGGTCTCTGCCGGCTGGGCACAGATGAACAAGATAAAAGCCGGCGACAAGGTTTCCTATCACTATGATCAATAA